From a region of the Besnoitia besnoiti strain Bb-Ger1 chromosome I, whole genome shotgun sequence genome:
- a CDS encoding hypothetical protein (encoded by transcript BESB_006190) — protein sequence MFVGPGLPYAGSQGCETGEKTDWEAAAKFYSAVRQQQAVLWGASETDKDGLSEKKTTGEDAGSSPQRRQANEKAGAVGAQHADLPVGKKRRKVCSSKTEADIKQSGKDHEDGAGGANCGGSHVPAGEDDSCRAFHGGEQDEDAISVLLKKIDQNPHDYEASQQLVSALYNTERLDDYEAALERILSEFPLLFGYWKKLVKFHVEKRRSWPDAERVLERACEFVGHNPMIWIAYLEWMKEACSLTREATRVTMDSALQCAGLHWKAWPLWQAVLDFEENEYKEACNRIALSVHQPQEDDPSSTAFVAPEEILKAEELKLHATKRRDEAVEHQKRRSTGKSADASSAELDAEDKKKAETMGREEIRKEVSSFTSQHAVDEAGWSVRQELFADTAQQAAARQVFEKGVHRWFWHPDPLTSQRVQAWRDYLDYEDHQGIPERKEMLRRRCLEVCASYLEFWQRFAHQLIQENKPEEALKLLHRGAYIIMKRRRDIAFAYASTAERLCKFEEATKAYNRLLEPPLSPVYLKYYLGWINYQRRRGELDRVLQLYDEGLERFRTSEQCCELLYLQKANFLLYLRGDLKQSVSCLTRALTALPSSVCVLQLLVRLLQMKHMGDSDRIFAAASPYFLEALKQTELSVWNKWQVWKMYVRFLEAYAPTVAQIQDAKADAFAFLRGHRAELMLLAPKAFRQRIPEALRVGNEANDESGFYGAAAGVQYANAPTAGIGQSEYATGGYAEAPLLKSKDLRPLTSSAAPLRSPPSASTSSASCSPSSSSASPPQASASTSTSACSLSSVFFPYSSLESSRLSSSSTAPSLSARSVPHSSAPAIASSSHSQNHSSFAAACSRYCRSPQSPSSSPPSRWSGSSRGSPRFAPDGPGRGVSLDLFAEDIWLAADIDCLPLFISEVTVDPPSPRSWRLSRQQASEGSAEMCPAVAAAFCDAKDLHGLLVDALLPSAAPSADTSARVSPTPSFACLPRSCRDCCCLESTPCLCRPLQCETTRPLAFLTSSSSQPNGDIRLASAHTADPQTEAVGGSQRPSSLGCASSPRSEADKPSPETRKETSEEAADQRLYSPSCEPSPTPYCMRRTEPHQEGAESPSDTSAAGDGGVQATERSAERQERSKGRESAVFPRRPRDAEDSGAGNIRNSRYESPVPSTAAAGEDANSLRCAASRGEETGTRDESESEHRQKQMYTDADRSRRLSDACGDASRPTRAASVSSPPSGSCGSRAEGSRAEGADGCEADATGTGPRGGIGTQVSGRRGFRKSPPNKDGQDWEMESGSEGDARPAVHLWREKQPENRGSARETEGTCRVADREESPAKGAEGEERIAVAPEVRGGALEANFRRPCATARNPLECAKTVPLSELFNIHVAEFCRGYRHAGAFGYDNFKLASAESFRVWKTFAERQWERRLAADAGSNMRKSVRSPSKLFWPSAARNLAGATASVSASDAHCSAPLESDQRAAHQASSTGSCDVCGNSAAPAHAAPSATRKKASTSPATDLKRRGAVFSRLRSEMQNPSDKTRFAIGSPQEMTEKSGSTKAIGNDSGDTCKGPNHGLRGTNAEADSGQRNSENTRRGGTLAGSNATTRVAFESCSLSRNLQVASPPFSSAALPAWFREPSAERTKESDPGPCFCSGCEKSREKRWTEICCTVPGLAALRATWQDYEATRQWMFRFCSSLRFHGELVYISVHLLHFLLERWEEWQPPPRLILSHNSGARTDDTTDRGPPRGSSLSVQTSETHRGSCAFSHAAPSSSSSSAASSGSHAFSAASSLCRGSSPSSPFAWDKAAAMRMLWGVSPTRHGAEPGRVSHPACEKKQNLRSTEYNHLPFACAVTLDEAEAEGLQGDSKATTSNAKQTFYHPLPPLVRLACVCVAIAYKQLEIVPHLDCSGVVLQALYFTGKEKRREMERRQRHASPAPSPSHGGGARHRRGARQAEQQDDRRTRPHGRDVLSSEPARETCEADTDKDECECCLASGCSREATGTCGGLWISRERRREEEDRNCQNDAEGDAPGASLRLRSNTCTRKGHDAPRGFHGFAAFYKEMSNNALSPFRRPILAHPTEPSCCACCQEQYVRGACRCGSPLPSSTANRCASRSTSSPPSLSRGSPERPGSLPASQSSRRVSPNSHGHPRGPLSDGARDAGSAPLGSALKKPTEPYFPRPAEELHDHTVGENATQKRASPPPSASSLMSYYRAWPPTGWIELYAWSCIEEEDLLTHANVFLFLHWLLGACKLYRRRYGAAWLDAESDEDDEAEKASETERPPVWRERVTAADEDADTERDGEPSDNEEKGGMEAAEGGRGEQAEAEELQESSWNRDVNSDGDTVIYEGDEEKEDEDAAEEGEHTRGREARAPARADARLLRSQLTQKCTTEGLKVEHMDPHPSRKLACAASDGKAFVVKQDGGKRRVCAPSRRVSPAASLAPSRRSPPPLSSPESNHPPLPVAAALHCASSFSLSCASSTSFASPSSASSRVFLPLQPPSAAGLPLYLLELCLCSPDASFLSLSPLVQAAAVLRLLILSYELERKHLLFLDGVLGPEISLEVAQATQTVRAALLAAAESQSLWRWRLPTPVLHALLRGFRHPRTCETCIWAAAAEANEAAQHGEQRAPDGGGPTPGRATPPSFADRFEREARHGRREQFAESREASPSRTRSLSFCEGERTRTQALAEGGRGEEETGECRDETRARKAKETESLRAPLAGASHGERRSLARPGSASGRDERQASERVPKVAKSRETAEASTCGRTEGVFARRNVEAASAAWTPDTSLACLERLQGGRPDAHPKPCDPALLLRDDAALSQGLAAEKQHAEILHRREASLSDPISPPSGTPGFTKNVGAADTGGRVDEPREPRAGALSPSASSRGQEASGATAGWREFLSDSKPAPPTTLSSTRVRGEGSGPRFGLSFQHGAFCGGSPAAASSLPPAETREKSVRWSAAVSREASSRASASPPASPPASPPAAPAAGFGDLEPQSVPPQKGLTISPHCRWSVAALLCPHGASRWDLACSACCLSPSASIRRHFEGERPPAKRLGRTPRHSGKSACRPQPQTDGECSSLAATRAKRTAAEAGSDEAQGEGGAGADAVCRERRSAPSGALEKGGCQPSTECAENGETQQRESTGLFLKRKKRRYRRWDVTAAQLLQRRRGEDPQT from the exons ATGTTCGTTGGACCA GGCCTGCCGTACGCAGGATCGCAGGGGTGCGAGACCGGCGAGAAGACTGACTGGGAAGCTGCGGCAAAGTTCTACTCCGCtgtgcgccagcagcaggctGTGCTTTGGGGTGCTTCGGAGACGGACAAGGACGGGCTTTcggagaagaaaacaacCGGTGAAGATGCAGGCTCCTCGCCTCAAAGGAGACAGGCTAACGAGAAGGCGGGAGCCGTAGGAGCTCAGCACGCCGACCTTCCCGTGGGGAAGAAACGAAGGAAAGTCTGCTCCTCAAAGACAGAAGCAGATATTAAACAATCTGGCAAGGATCACGAAGACGGAGCAGGCGGAGCGAACTGCGGAGGAAGCCACGTCCCGGCAG gAGAAGACGACTCATGTCGTGCCTTCCATGGAGGCGAACAGGACGAAGACGCAATAAGCGTACTCCTCAAAAAGATCGATCAAAACCCCCACGACTACGAAGCGTCGCAGCAACTCGTGTCGGCCCTCTACAACACA GAAAGGCTGGATGACTATGAGGCCGCGCTCGAGCGGATTCTCTCCGAGTTTCCTCTGCTGTTCGGTTACTGGAAAAAGCTCGTGAAGTTCCATGTCGAGAAACGGAGAAGCTGGCCCGACGCAGAGCGA GTCTTAGAACGCGCCTGCGAATTCGTCGGACACAACCCGATGATTTGGATCGCCTACCTCGAATGGATGAAAGAGGCCTGCAGTCTCACCCGGGAGGCGACACGTGTTACTATGGACAGTGCGCTGCAGTGC GCTGGCTTGCACTGGAAAGCGTGGCCCCTATGGCAAGCAGTGTTGGACTTTGAGGAAAACGAATATAAAGAAGCTTGCAACCGCATCGCTCTGAGTGTACACCAACCCCAAGAAGACGATCCCAGTTCTACCGCATTTGTGGCTCCCGAAGAGATCTTAAAGGCCGAAGAACTCAAACTGCATGCGACCaaacgcagagacgaagcTGTTGAGCAC cagaagcgacgGTCCACTGGGAagtccgcagacgcctcttCGGCCGAGCTCGACGCTGAAGACAAGAAAAAAGCCGAGACGATGGGTCGTGAAGAAATCAGAAAAGAAG TCTCTTCCTTCACGAGTCAACATGCCGTAGACGAAGCGGGATGGTCAGTGCGCCAGGAGCTCTTTGCAGATACCGCGCAACAGGCTGCCGCTCGGCAAGTCTTTGAAAAAGGG GTACACCGATGGTTTTGGCACCCTGACCCCCTAACGTCACAGCGCGTGCAGGCCTGGCGGGATTACCTCGATTACGAAGACCACCAG GGCATTCCCGAGCGCAAGGAGATgcttcgcaggcgctgcctcgAAGTCTGCGCATCGTACTTGGAATTCTGGCAGCGGTTCGCGCACCAGCTGATTCAAGAGAACAAACCAGAAGAGGCCCTCAAGCTTCTCCACCGGGGCGCGTATATTATCATGAAGCGAAG ACGAGATATTGCATTCGCATATGCATCGACGGCAGAGCGCCTCTGCAAATTTGAAGAGGCCACAAAGGCCTACAATCGCCTGCTCGA aCCTCCACTTTCTCCAGTGTACCTCAAGTACTACCTGGGCTGGATCAACTaccagagacgcagaggcgaactCGACCGCGTGCTTCAGCTCTACGACGAAGGCCTGGAGCGCTTCAGAACTAGCGAACAGTGCTGTGAACTCCTCTACCTTCAGAAGGCGAATTTCCTTCTATACTTGCGAGGAGACCTCAAACAGAGCGT GAGTTGTTTAACCCGTGCACTGACTGCGCTGCCCTCAAGCGTCTGCGTTCTCCAGCTACTCGTGCGGCTGCTTCAAATGAAGCACATGGGCGACTCGGACCGGAtcttcgccgcggcttctccgTACTTCCTGGAGGCTCTGAAACAAACAGAG CTATCTGTGTGGAACAAGTGGCAAGTCTGGAAGATGTACGTTCGGTTCTTGGAAGCCTACGCGCCGACAGTGGCGCAGATCCAGGACGCTAAG GCCGACGCATTCGCGTTTCTCCGAGGGCATCGCGCCGAGCTGATGCTCCTCGCCCCCAAAGCCTTTCGGCAGCGAATTCCTGAGGCCCTGCGTGTTGGAAACGAAGCCAACGACGAAAGCGGATTCTACggtgcggccgccggcgtaCAGTACGCGAACGCGCCGACAGCTGGGATAGGCCAGAGCGAGTACGCCACTGGCGGCTACGCGGAG GCCCCCCTCCTCAAATCAAAAGATCTCAGGCCTCTGACATCGTCAGCTGCTCCGCTCCGCTCTCCCCCATCTGCGTCgacttcctctgcttcttgtTCGCcatcctcgtcttctgcttctccacCTCAGGCTTCCGCGTCGACCTCCACGTCCGCGTGTTCCTTGTCGAGTGTCTTTTTCCCGTATTCTTCCCTCGAATCGTCGCGTCTATCCTCCTCGTCTACTGCGCCTTCCCTCTCGGCACGCTCAGTGCCCCATTCTTCCGCCCCTGCCATTGCCTCGTCCTCACACAGCCAAAACCACTCCTCTTTCGCAGCCGCCTGCTCTCGTTACTGCCGTTCCCCACAGTCCCCCTCGTCGAGTCCCCCCTCGCGCTGGAGCGGATcttctcgcggctcgccacgCTTTGCACCCGACGGCCCaggtcgcggcgtctctctaGACCTATTTGCCGAAGATATCTGGCTCGCTGCTGATATCGACTGCCTCCCCCTCTTCATATCTGAAGTGACTGTCgacccgccgtcgcctcgcagctggCGCTTGTCTCGCCAGCAGGCTAGCGAAGGATCTGCGGAGATGTGCCCCGCTGTggctgccgccttctgcgacGCGAAAGACTTGCATGGTCTTCTCGTTGACGCGTTGCTTCCATCAGCCGCGCCATCCGCAGACACTTCTGCTCGCGTGTCCCCTACCCCCTCTTTCGCCTGCCTTCCTCGGAGCTGCCGAGATTGCTGCTGCTTGGAGTCCACGCCATGCCTCTGCCGTCCGCTCCAGTGCGAAACAACGCGTCCGCTAGCTTTCCTCACCTCTTCCAGTAGCCAGCCCAACGGCGACATTCGTCTCGCGTCCGCCCATACAGCCGATCCGCAGACAGAGGCAGTCGGGGGCAGCCAGCGGCCGTCGTCCCTCGGCTGTGCCTCGTCTCCGAGATCCGAGGCAGACAAGCCCTCTCCAGAGACTCGCAAGGAAACGAGTGAAGAGGCAGCCGACCAAAGACTCTATTCCCCCAGCTGCGAACCTTCTCCGACGCCGTACTGCATGCGACGAACAGAACCCCACCAGGAAGGAGCGGAAAGCCCTTCCGACACCAGTGCCgcgggagacggcggagTTCAGGCCAcggagagaagcgcagagcGGCAGGAGAGGAGCAAAGGGCGAGAAAGCGCGGTTTttccgcgaaggccgcgagacgccgaagacAGCGGAGCCGGCAATATCAGAAACTCGCGCTATGAGTCGCCCGTTCCTTCCACAGCTGcagccggcgaagacgcaaactcgcttcgctgcgcagcctcccgcggcgaagagaccgGCACCCGCGACGAGTCTGAAAGCGAGCACAGACAGAAACAGATGTACACGGACGCAGATCGATCCAGAAGACTCAGCGATGCATGCGGGGACGCCTCGAGGCCGACCCGCGCTGCatcggtctcctcgccgccgagcggaagctgcgggagccgcgcggagggctCGAGGGCCGAGGGAGCCGACGGTTGCGAGGCAGATGCCACGGGCACCGGACCCCGCGGCGGAATTGGAACGCAGGTGAGCGGCAGGAGAGGATTTCGCAAGTCCCCGCCGAATAAAGACGGACAAGACTGGGAGATGGAAAGTGGGAGCGAGGGCGATGCGAGACCGGCTGTGCACCTctggagagagaagcaaCCCGAGAATAGAGGATCCGCTAGAGAAACGGAGGGCACTTGTCGTGTAGCGGACAGGGAGGAGTCCCCCGCCaaaggcgccgaaggagaggagcggatcgccgtcgcccctgaGGTGCGCGGCGGGGCTCTAGAAGCGAATTTTAGACGGCCTTGTGCAACTGCGCGAAATCCCCTCGAATGCGCCAAGACAGTCCCGCTGAGTGAGCTCTTCAACATCCATGTAGCGGAGTTCTGCCGGGGGTATCGGCATGCGGGGGCCTTCGGCTATGACAATTTCAAACTGGCCTCGGCCGAGAGCTTCCGCGTCTGGAAAACGTTTGCAGAGAGACAGTGGGagcggcggctcgctgcggacGCCGGATCGAACATGCGGAAGAGCGTCCGCTCGCCCTCAAAGCTGTTTTGGCCCAGTGCAGCTCGGAATCTCGCTGGCGCGACGGCAAGCGTGAGTGCAAGCGACGCCCACTGTAGCGCCCCCCTCGAGTCTGACCAACGGGCTGCCCATCAAGCGAGCTCCACGGGCAGCTGCGACGTCTGCGGCAactccgctgcgccagccCATGCCGCGCCTAGCGCGACAAGGAAGAAGGCGTCTACCAGCCCGGCTACGGATCTCAAGCGTCGAGGTGCTGTGTTTTCTCGGCTTCGCAGCGAGATGCAGAACCCCTCCGACAAGACACGATTTGCGATCGGTTCTCCTCAAGAAATGACTGAGAAAAGCGGATCCACAAAGGCCATCGGTAACGACAGCGGGGATACGTGTAAAGGCCCCAACCACGGACTGCGAGGAACGAACGCCGAGGCAGACTCGGGTCAAAGAAATAGTGAAAAtacgaggcgcggcggaactCTCGCAGGCAGTAATGCGACGACCCGAGTGGCTTTCGAAAGCTGTTCGTTGTCTCGGAATTTGCAGGTCGCTTCTCCTCcgttctcctctgcggcgctgcccgcTTGGTTTCGGGAGCCCTCTGCCGAGCGAACGAAGGAAAGCGACCCTGGGCCttgcttctgcagcggaTGCGAGAAATCTCGAGAGAAGAGGTGGACGGAAATTTGCTGTACGGTACCCGGGttggcggcgcttcgcgcaACTTGGCAAGACTACGAGGCAACGCGACAGTGGATGTTTCGCTTTtgctcgtctctgcgcttcCACGGCGAACTCGTGTATATTTCTGTGCATCTTTTGCATTTCCTTCTCGAGCGATGGGAAGAAtggcagcctccgccgcgtcttaTTCTCTCCCATAATTCAGGGGCGAGAACGGACGATACCACGGATAGGGGACCAccacgcggcagcagcctctcTGTGCAAACCTCAGAGACTCACCGAGGGTCGTGCGCCTTCTCCCatgccgcgccttcctcttcttcatcgtcggCTGCCTCATCCGGCTCGCATGCATTTTCAGCTGCTTCGTCACTCTGTCGGGGTTCGTCGCCTTCATCCCCGTTCGCCTGGGAcaaggcggcggcgatgcgAATGCTGTGGGGTGTATCGCCGACTCGCCACGGGGCTGAACCGGGACGTGTCTCGCATCCTGCTtgcgagaaaaaacagaaccTGCGAAGCACGGAGTACAACCACCTCCCTTTTGCTTGCGCAGTGACGCTCGATGAGGCAGAGGCTGAGGGGTTGCAAGGCGACTCGAAAGCGACGACGTCAAACGCGAAACAGACGTTCTATcacccgctgccgcctctggtccgtctcgcctgcgtgtgcgtcgccATTGCGTACAAGCAACTGGAGATCGTTCCGCACCTCGACTGCTCGGGAGTCGTCCTGCAGGCCCTGTACTTCACCGGCAAAGAGAAACGGCGAGAGATGgagcgaaggcagagacacgcctcgcccgccccctcgccttcgcacggggggggggccaGACATCGACGGGGAGCTCGCCAGGCAGAGCAGCAGGACgacaggcgcacgcggcctcACGGACGAGATGTGCTTTCCTCGGAGCCGGCGCGGGAGACCTGCGAGGCGGACACGGACAAAGACGAATGCGAGTGCTGCCTGGCAAGCGGCTGCTCGCGAGAAGCGACAGGCACCTGCGGAGGCCTCTGGATTTCGCGGGAgcgcaggagagaagaggaagaccgTAACTGCCAAAatgacgcagaaggcgacgcaccGGGGGCAtcccttcgtcttcgctcgaACACGTGCACCAGAAAAGGACATGATGCACCACGTGGCTTCCACGGCTTCGCAGCCTTCTACAAAGAGATGTCAAACAATGCTTTAAGCCCATTCAGACGCCCCATCCTCGCACACCCCACTGAACCTTcgtgctgcgcgtgctgccAGGAGCAGTacgtccgcggcgcgtgtcGCTGCGGTAGTCCACTGCCTTCTTCCACGGCGAATCGTTGTGCCTCACGTTcgacttcttcgcctccttctctgtcgcgcggctcgcctgaGCGCCCAGGTTCGTTGCCCGCATCGCAGTCGTCTCGTCGTGTGTCTCCGAATTCCCACGGACACCCGCGAGGGCCTCTCTCTGACGGGGCGCGTGACGCAGGAAGCGCCCCACTCGGCAGCGCACTGAAAAAGCCAACAGAGCCTTATTTCCCTCGCCCTGCAGAGGAACTCCACGATCACACTGTGGGCGAAAACGCCACGCAAAAACGCGCGTcaccgccgccgtctgcctcctcgctcatGTCCTACTACAGGGCGTGGCCCCCGACGGGGTGGATTGAGCTGTACGCCTGGAGCTGCATCGAAGAAGAAGATCTGTTGACGCATGCAAacgtcttcctctttctccatTGGCTGTTGGGCGCGTGCAAGCTCTACCGGCGAAGGTACGGCGCAGCGTGGCTGGACGCTGAGTctgacgaggacgacgaggcggagaaggcctcCGAGACTGAGAGACCGCCTGTCTGGCGCGAACGCGTGACCGCGGCAGATGAAGACGCAGACACTGAGCGGGACGGGGAGCCCTCAGACAACGAGGAGAAAGGAGGGATggaagctgcagagggagGTCGAGGTGAGcaagcagaagcagaagaactTCAAGAAAGCAGCTGGAACAGGGATGTTaacagcgacggcgacactGTCATCtacgagggagacgaagaaaaggaagacgaagacgccgcggaggaaggagagcaCACGAGAGGAAGGGAAGCAAGAGCCCCAGCACGCGCCGATGCACGCTTGCTGCGGAGTCAGCTGACGCAGAAATGCACCACTGAGGGACTCAAGGTCGAGCACATGGACCCGCATCCGTCGAGGAAGCTTGCCTGTGCGGCGTCAGATGGGAAGGCCTTTGTCGTAAAGCAAGACGGCGGCAAacggcgcgtgtgcgcgccttcaaggcgcgtctctcctgccGCCTCTCTGGCACCTTCACGTCGAAGTCCAcctcctctgtcttctcccGAGTCCAATCACCCCCCTTTGCCAGTGGCCGCGGCTCTCCactgcgcgtcctccttctctctctcttgcgcctCTTCGACGTCTTttgcgtctccctcgtctgcctcttctcgcgtgtTTCTCCCCCTCCAACCCCCTTCGGCCGCAGGTCTCCCTCTGTATCTCCTCGAGCTGTGCCTCTGCTCCCCGGACGCCTCGttcctctcgctgtctccgctcgtTCAGGCTGCCGCTGTCCTCCGGCTGCTCATTCTCTCGTACGAGCTGGAGCGCAAGCACTTGCTCTTCTTGGATGGCGTCCTGGGCCCAGAGATATCCCTCGAagtcgcgcaggcgacgcagaccgTCCGAGCGGCgttgctcgctgccgcggagtCGCAGTCTCTGTGGAGATGGCGCTTGCCGACACCAGTCCTGCACGCACTTcttcgcggcttccgccATCCGCGCACCTGTGAAACCTGTATCtgggctgctgctgcggaagcAAACGAGGCCGCACAGCACGGCGAACAGAGGGCACCTGACGGAGGCGGACCCACGCCAGGCCGGGCGACGCCCCCCTCATTCGCCGACAGATTTGaaagggaggcgaggcatgGCAGGCGAGAGCAGTTCGCcgaaagcagagaggcgtcTCCATCGCGCACCCGGTCTCTCTCGTTCTGCGAGGGGGAACGCACGCGCACGCAAGCGCTtgcagagggagggaggggagaagaggagactggGGAATGTCGGGACGAAACGCGAGCGCGCAAAGCGAAAGAAACGGAGTCTCTCCGCGCTCCTCTTGCAGGCGCCTCCcacggagagaggcgaagcctGGCGCGGCCCGGGTCAGCCAGTGGGCGCGACGAGCGACAGGCAAGCGAACGGGTGCCGAAGGTGGCGAAGTCGCGAGAGACGGCAGAGGCTTCCACTTGCGGGAGGACGGAAGGTGTCTTTGCAAGAAGAAACGTggaggcggcctctgccgcgtggACACCCGACACGTCACTGGCGTGCCTCGAACGTCTGCAAGGAGGAAGGCCGGACGCGCATCCGAAACCTTGCGACCCTGCTTTGCTCTTACGCGACGATGCCGCCCTCAGCCAGGGTTTGGCCGCAGAGAAACAGCACGCGGAAATTCTGCATCGGCGGGAAGCTAGCCTCTCCGACCCGATATCGCCGCCATCTGGGACACCGGGCTTCACGAAAAACGTGGGAGCCGCCGACACCGGCGGTCGCGTTGACGAGCCGCGGGAGCCTCGCGCAGGGGCcctctctccttcggcgtcttctaGGGGTCAGGAGGCATCAGGGGCGACGGCTGGATGGCGAGAGTTCTTGAGCGATTCgaagcctgcgccgccgacgacgttGTCGTCTACGCGTGTCCGCGGAGAGGGGAGCGGCCCTAGATTCGGCTTGTCTTTTCAGCATGGGGCTTTCTGCGGCGgttcgcccgccgccgcctcgtccttGCCGCCCGCAGAAACCCGAGAGAAAAGCGTGCGCTGGTCCGCCGCAGTTTCACGCGAAGCAtccagccgcgcctccgcctcaccCCCCGCCTCACCCCCCGCCTcaccccccgccgcccccgctgcCGGTTTTGGTGACCTCGAACCGCAGTCGGTTCCACCGCAGAAGGGACTCACGATTTCTCCGCACTGTCGATggagcgtcgcggcgcttctctgtCCCCACGGAGCCTCGCGCTGGGACCTCGCTTGCTCAGCATGTTGCCTGTCGCCTTCAGCCAGCATTCGCCGGCACTTTGAGGGggagcggccgccggcgaaacGCCTCGGACGCACGCCGCGACATTCAGGAAaaagcgcctgccgcccccaGCCGCAGACAGACGGCGAATGCAGTTCGCTGGCTGCCACTCGTGCGAAGCGGACGGCGGCAGAAGCAGGGAGCGACGAAGCCCAGGGCGAGGGGGGAGCCGGAGCCGACGCGgtctgcagagagcgcaGAAGCGCTCCCAGCGGTGCCCTGGAGAAGGGCGGTTGCCAGCCCTCAACGGAGTGCGCAGAGAACGGGGAAACACAGCAACGCGAGTCAACAGGACTGTTCctgaagcggaagaagaggcggtaCCGCAGATGGGATGTCACGGCTGCacagcttctgcagcgccgaagGGGAGAAGACCCTCAGACATAA